A single window of Sphingobacterium sp. ML3W DNA harbors:
- a CDS encoding ABC transporter permease yields MIKNYIKTAWRNLWKNKGYSSINIVGLAIGLACCLLIVLYIHDELSYDKYHVKKDRIYRVINSFEDNEKLIRHNVWGVAPIGPALKADFPEVKNVVQFSGVTSISLKNKEKVFQEERIFFMDSTAFDVFSWKVLAGNPTTALTAPYTVVLTASTAKKYFGNENPIGKTLEGGLAAGRADPGLYKVTAVIEDVPTNSHFTFDALLSMSTFKQARSDVFDSWGYVDFYTYILVSDQFNLSNFNQKIPQFLEKHVPSAKGKFKFYLEPMLDAYMHSAAGRQPGVTGSVQNLYIFAIIGLFILFIACVNFMNLATSRSMERAKEVGVRKAIGANHRNLIFQFMCESLALVFIAALLALLLVIILLPSMEAFAGKHFAWSNLFNLTTLGIFLGIVTITSIVAASYPAFILARFKPIEVLKGTFKTAAGGQFLRKGLVIFQFGLSIVLISGTCIVFSQLYHLQHTNLGFQQDQMLVIDYNFDDEVNKNLEAIKNTFKRDKDVIAVSSSRSVPGTFFPNAGTEIESTEGKMVQMGPALFEVDIDFIPNMGIEMVAGRAYSRDFPADTAHSMIINEAAAKLWGYSNPQEIIGKRFAQWGKEGQVIGVVKDFNYLSLHNKVEALALRLEPSSSKFITIKLQQANQPETIARIEKIWTGLAPQIPFNYTFLDQSFKRQYEADYRFQRIFTTFSGFALFIACLGLLGLVTYTAQQRTKEIGIRKVLGASVFGIIQLLSLDFIKLVFIAICIATPIAYWAMHKWLDNFAYHIDMHWWMFAVAGVSALLIALLTVSYQALKAAKANPVTSLRDQ; encoded by the coding sequence ATGATTAAGAACTATATAAAAACCGCATGGAGAAACCTTTGGAAAAACAAGGGTTACTCTTCCATCAACATCGTTGGGTTAGCCATAGGCTTAGCTTGCTGTTTATTAATCGTCTTATATATTCATGATGAGCTATCTTATGATAAATACCATGTTAAAAAAGACCGTATTTACCGCGTTATCAATTCTTTCGAAGACAACGAAAAACTAATCAGACATAATGTATGGGGGGTTGCCCCTATAGGTCCAGCTTTAAAAGCAGATTTTCCAGAAGTCAAAAATGTGGTTCAATTTTCAGGAGTAACCTCTATTTCTTTAAAAAATAAAGAAAAGGTATTCCAAGAAGAACGTATCTTTTTCATGGATTCTACTGCCTTTGATGTTTTTAGCTGGAAAGTATTGGCTGGTAATCCAACAACCGCTTTGACAGCACCCTATACTGTTGTCTTAACAGCAAGTACAGCCAAAAAATATTTTGGCAATGAAAATCCGATTGGCAAAACACTTGAAGGGGGACTTGCCGCTGGACGTGCAGACCCGGGACTATACAAAGTCACAGCGGTTATTGAAGATGTGCCTACCAACTCTCACTTTACATTTGATGCCTTGTTGTCGATGAGTACATTTAAACAAGCGCGTTCAGATGTTTTTGACTCTTGGGGATATGTCGATTTTTATACCTACATACTGGTATCCGATCAATTTAACCTTTCTAATTTTAATCAGAAAATTCCTCAATTTCTCGAAAAGCATGTTCCTTCTGCAAAAGGTAAATTTAAATTCTATCTTGAACCGATGCTGGATGCGTATATGCATTCGGCTGCAGGTAGACAGCCCGGTGTAACAGGTAGTGTACAGAATCTATACATATTTGCCATCATAGGTCTATTTATCCTTTTTATAGCTTGTGTAAATTTCATGAATTTGGCGACTTCCCGATCTATGGAAAGAGCAAAAGAAGTAGGTGTCCGTAAAGCTATCGGTGCAAACCACCGTAATTTGATCTTTCAATTTATGTGTGAATCGTTAGCTTTAGTTTTTATCGCGGCATTACTGGCGTTGCTATTGGTTATCATTCTTCTTCCTTCCATGGAGGCCTTTGCAGGAAAACACTTTGCCTGGAGCAATCTATTCAATTTGACCACACTCGGTATCTTCTTGGGTATTGTGACGATAACCAGTATTGTTGCAGCCAGTTATCCTGCTTTTATTTTAGCGCGTTTTAAACCTATTGAAGTTTTAAAGGGAACATTTAAAACTGCTGCTGGAGGCCAATTTTTAAGAAAAGGATTAGTGATCTTTCAATTCGGTTTATCCATTGTGCTTATTTCAGGAACCTGTATTGTCTTTTCACAATTATATCACCTGCAACATACGAATCTTGGTTTTCAGCAAGATCAGATGCTTGTTATCGATTATAATTTTGACGATGAGGTCAACAAAAATTTAGAAGCAATTAAAAATACGTTTAAGAGAGATAAAGACGTCATTGCGGTATCATCATCGCGCAGTGTTCCGGGTACATTTTTCCCTAATGCTGGCACAGAGATAGAATCTACTGAAGGAAAAATGGTTCAAATGGGTCCTGCACTTTTTGAGGTGGATATTGATTTTATCCCTAACATGGGTATTGAAATGGTGGCAGGACGGGCTTATTCCCGGGATTTTCCCGCCGACACTGCGCATTCCATGATCATCAATGAAGCTGCCGCTAAACTCTGGGGTTATAGCAATCCGCAGGAGATTATTGGGAAACGATTTGCTCAATGGGGTAAAGAGGGACAGGTTATTGGCGTTGTAAAAGATTTTAATTACCTATCTCTACATAATAAGGTTGAAGCACTTGCTTTACGATTAGAGCCGTCGAGCAGCAAGTTTATAACGATTAAATTACAGCAAGCAAATCAACCGGAAACTATTGCCCGAATCGAAAAGATCTGGACAGGTCTCGCTCCCCAGATTCCATTTAATTATACATTTTTGGATCAGAGTTTTAAACGTCAATATGAAGCAGATTACCGCTTCCAAAGAATTTTCACCACCTTTTCAGGATTTGCTCTTTTTATTGCCTGTTTAGGACTCTTAGGTCTGGTTACTTATACTGCGCAACAACGTACTAAAGAGATTGGAATTCGTAAAGTCTTGGGAGCAAGTGTTTTTGGAATCATACAATTATTGTCTCTTGATTTTATCAAACTTGTCTTTATTGCTATCTGTATCGCGACACCTATCGCGTATTGGGCGATGCATAAATGGTTGGATAATTTTGCTTACCATATTGATATGCATTGGTGGATGTTTGCCGTAGCTGGCGTAAGTGCCTTGCTCATTGCCTTGTTAACAGTCAGTTACCAGGCTTTAAAAGCAGCTAAAGCTAATCCAGTAACAAGTTTACGGGATCAGTAA